The window CTCACCCGTTATGCCAAAGAGACTGGAGCCAGTGTGGTGCTGGTGGGTCACGTCACCAAGGATGGCACGGTGGCAGGTCCCAAAGTGATGGAACACATTGTGGATGCGACAGTGTTTCTGGAATCGGTGGGTCAGTTCCGTTTGCTGCGGAGTGTGAAAAACCGCTTTGGTCAGGCCGGAGAACTGGGGGTCTTTGAAATGCGCTCTGAGGGTCTGGTGGCAGTGGAAAATCCCAGTGCTGCCTTCCTTGCAGAACGCCCCATCGGTGCTCCTGGCAGTGTCATTGCCGCAACTGTGGATGGGCACCGCCCTTTGCTGCTGGAAGTGCAGGCCCTGGCCTCCAAAACCCCCTATCCCAATCCCAGGCGTGTGGTGGTGGGTTTAGACCCCAAACGCGTGGATGTGATCATTGCCGTGCTGGAGAAACGCTTCAACCTGACCCTCAGCGGCTTGGACATTTTCGTCAATCTGGCTGGAGGCATCCGCATCAATGATCCAGGGCTGGATCTTGCTGTTGCCCTTGCCATTTACAGTGCAGTCGTCTCCAAAGCCGTCCCTGAAAAAGTCGCTGTTTTTGGTGAGGTGGGTCTGGCAGGAGAGGTCCGCACCGTGCAACAGGCCATTCGCCGGGCGGAGGAGGCAATCCGGGCAGGATACGATCAGCTTCTGTGCCCTGCAGGTGTGCAAGGCAGCATGTTTGCTGTGCGGGACATCCAGAGTGCCATGACCAGCCTGTGGAGCATCAGGTCCTGAAACAGGACCTGAATCCCACCATCAGGGAACCCGAATGCCAGTCAGAAGATTTCAGAAAGTGCAATGAAGAAGCCTGTCTGACAGAAACGTGGAGCTCAACCTATTTTCAGAAAATCTTTGGCTATAATGAACGAGTAAAATGAACTGGATACCCCAAATCATCCGCATCCTCATCATGCTTATCGGGGGATACCTCTCCTATCAATTGCTGGTGTGGTTCCCCATTCTGCAGGGAGGTCCTCAGGGATCTGTCACCAACATGGTGTATCTGGTGATTGCAGGTGTGCTCACTGGCTATGTGGTCTCGAAACGGGCAGAAGCTCCATTGTCTCGCTGGGTTGAACAGTGGATTGCCTCTCTGGTCAATCTGTCTCCCAAGAAAGTCATGGCCGCCACTGTGGGAACCATTCTCAGCCTGCTGCTGAGTGTTCTTCTCAACAACCTGCTTTCCAACGCCCCCTTTTACCACTGGGGCTTCAGCCTGCTGACCACCACCATTCTGGCCATCTTTTTCATCTTTTTTTCCCTGAAGAACAGCGATTTCTTTGGCTCTTTCATCTCCCCTGCCAGCACCCCCAAGACCACCCGCATCCCCAACCCCAAAATTCTGGACACCAATGTGATCATTGATGGGCGCATCATCGAGCTCCTGCAAAGCCAGTTTCTGGAAGGCACGCTGGTGGTTCCCTTGTTTGTCCTGAGGGAACTGCAGTTCCTGGCAGACCACGCCGATCCCAGCAAACGGGCCAGAGGCAAAAGAGGCCTGGAGGTGCTGGAACAGCTCCACAACATCACCACCCTCAAAGTGCTGGACTGGGACGACAGCAACATCAAAGCTGTGGATGACAAGCTGGTCCGACTGGCACAGGAACTCTCGGCCAAGTTGCTTTCCAATGACTTCAACCTGGGGAGGGTGGCCAAATTGCAGGATGTGGACGTGCTGAACCTCAATGCCCTCGCAACTGCCATCAAGGCCAGATACAACGCTGGAGACGTGATTCAGGTGAGCATCACCAAAGAAGGCCAGCAGGCCGGACAGGGAGTGGCTTACCTGGAAGATGGCACCATGGTGGTGGTGGAAGATGGAGCCGCCTACAAGGGCCAGATGAAAAATGTGGTGGTGCTGTCCAACATCCAGACCAACGTGGGCCGCATGATCTTTGCCAGAACAGAAACCAACTGAAGCTCCAGAATAAAAGAACCGCCCGGAGGCGGTTCTTTTTGCATGTTCCAGCTTTATTCGTAACGCAGGGCTTCGATGGGAGGCAGGGAAGCTGCACGGGAAGCAGGCCACACTCCGAAAAGCACCCCGGTCAGCACACTGACCGCCAGAGCCACCACTCCAGTCACGGGCGAGATGATCACCTGAGGGAAGATGTTGGGCAACGCAGAGGCCATGCCCACAATCACACCCAGGCTGAGCACATACCCGATGATGCCGCCAAGAGCCGTGAGGGTCACCGCTTCAATCAGGAACTGCTGCAAGATGGTGCCCCGCTTCGCCCCGATGGCTTTTCTCAGACCGATTTCGCGGGTTCTTTCGGTGACACTCACCAGCATGATGTTCATGATCCCAATCCCCCCCACCAGCAGGGACAGTCCTCCAATGCCTGCCAGCAGGGCCTGCAAAATCACGGTGATCTGGTTGAACTGCTGCACGAACTGGTCCAAGTTGGTCACCGAGAAGTTGTTCTCTCCTCTGCGGCGTTGCAGGATGGATTCCACCTGACGGGTGACCTGTGCAGTGTCGGCCTCCGGGTGCAAACGGAACTGCAGGTAGCCGTATTCTCCCCGGGTCTGGTATCCGCCGCGCCAGCTGTTGCTGATGGGAATGAATCCGCTGTCTCCTCCGCCAAACAGGGCTCCGAGGTCCTGGGTGATGCCAATCACGGTGTACTCTTCGCGGCTCCCATTGTCACGGACTGCACGAACCACCTTGCCGACAGGGTTTTCGCTGTCAAACAGCTTGGTGGCGGTCTTCTGGCTGAGCACCACCACCTGGGCCGCACTCTTCTCTTCATACTCGCTGAAGTACCGGCCCTGAACGATTTTGGCTTCACTGGTCAGCTTGTTGAAGTTGGCCCGGGTGCCCTGCACGCTGACAGAGACATCCTTGTTGCGGTACATGACCCGCAGGCTGGCCCCACTGGTGGACACATCGTTGACAGGGAGAACACTCAGGGCGTCAATGTCGGCCTGGGTGAAGTTTTTATAGGGTTTCCCGGGCTCATAGTTGGCCTGCACGAAGAGGGTCTTCCCGCCAATCTCATTGAGCTGCCCGGTGATGGCCTGGGTGGCCATCTGTCCGAGGGCCAGCATGGTGGACACCGCAAACACCCCGATGATCACCCCCAGCATGGTCAGCACGCTGCGCAGCTTGTTGGCAAAGATCGCCTGGAAGGCACTGCTGAGGTTTTCCAGCATGTTCATGCGTGTGCCTCCAGCCGTCCGTCCCTGAGCCGGATGATCCGCTGGGCGCGGGCTCCCACTTCGTCCTCGTGGGTGACCAGCACGATGGTACGACCTTCCTGGTGGAGTTCATCAAAGAGGGCCAGAATGTCAGTGGTGCTCTTGGAGTCCAGGTTTCCGGTCGGCTCGTCTGCCAGCAGCACGTCCGGGTTTTGAACCAGGGCGCGGGCAATCGCCACCCGCTGTTTCTGCCCCCCTGAGAGCTCGCTGGGTTTGTGGTGCAGGCGGGCACCCAGACCCACCCGCTCCAGCGCTTCTTTCGCCCTGCGGGTCCGCTCGGCACGGGAGGTTCCCCGGTAGGCCAGCGGCAACTCCACATTGGTGAGGGCAGAGGTGCGGGCCAGCAAATTGAACGCCTGGAACACAAACCCGATCCGCTGATTGCGCACACCTGCAAGCTGGTCTTCGCTCAGTTTGGACACCTGCTGGTCTGCCAGCAGGTATTCACCGCTGGAGGGCAAATCCAGGCAGCCCAGGATGTGCATCAGGGTGCTCTTGCCACTTCCAGAAGGTCCCATCAGGGCAACGTACTCTCCCCTCTTGATGTCCAGGCTCACACCATCAAGGGCACGCACCTGGCTCTCTCCCTCGCCATAGACCTTGGTGATGTCTCTCAGGGAGATGACATTCATAAAGGGGTCACCCGAACTTTGTCACCCACCTTGAGGGTGTCCAGATTCAGGGTGAGCACCTGGTCACTCGGGTTCAGACCCTCAATGGCAGCCACTTTGACATTGCGGTCAATGATTTTCACGTTGACCTTCTCAATGATGCCTTCCCCTTTGGCATCAGGTTTGACCCGGTACACGTAAGTCTGCTCGGCTTCCGTGACAGCTTCGAGGGGTACGGTCAGGGTGTCTGGCTTACGCAGGGTTTCCACCTTGACACTGGCAGTGAAACCCGGCTTGGCCTGGACTTCCTTGAACGCAATCTGGGCATTCACACTGGTGACCTGACTGGTGCCCTGACCACTGGTGGCTGTAGGGTTGACCCGGGTCACGC of the Deinococcus cellulosilyticus NBRC 106333 = KACC 11606 genome contains:
- the radA gene encoding DNA repair protein RadA, with amino-acid sequence MAKKNLPTFQCNSCGYQSPKLLGRCPNCQAWGTFEELAPAPSFSAAGGAYGGIRGGKITRLTEVSRREEPRTPTGLSELDRVLGGGLVAGSVTLIGGEPGIGKSTLLLQVAECLSQGGHNVIYVAGEESLEQIRLRADRLGVKGDFMMTRDTRADHIGSLLDEHKPKLCIVDSIQTVQVSEDGTPGSISQVREATAALTRYAKETGASVVLVGHVTKDGTVAGPKVMEHIVDATVFLESVGQFRLLRSVKNRFGQAGELGVFEMRSEGLVAVENPSAAFLAERPIGAPGSVIAATVDGHRPLLLEVQALASKTPYPNPRRVVVGLDPKRVDVIIAVLEKRFNLTLSGLDIFVNLAGGIRINDPGLDLAVALAIYSAVVSKAVPEKVAVFGEVGLAGEVRTVQQAIRRAEEAIRAGYDQLLCPAGVQGSMFAVRDIQSAMTSLWSIRS
- a CDS encoding PIN/TRAM domain-containing protein yields the protein MNWIPQIIRILIMLIGGYLSYQLLVWFPILQGGPQGSVTNMVYLVIAGVLTGYVVSKRAEAPLSRWVEQWIASLVNLSPKKVMAATVGTILSLLLSVLLNNLLSNAPFYHWGFSLLTTTILAIFFIFFSLKNSDFFGSFISPASTPKTTRIPNPKILDTNVIIDGRIIELLQSQFLEGTLVVPLFVLRELQFLADHADPSKRARGKRGLEVLEQLHNITTLKVLDWDDSNIKAVDDKLVRLAQELSAKLLSNDFNLGRVAKLQDVDVLNLNALATAIKARYNAGDVIQVSITKEGQQAGQGVAYLEDGTMVVVEDGAAYKGQMKNVVVLSNIQTNVGRMIFARTETN
- a CDS encoding ABC transporter permease, with product MNMLENLSSAFQAIFANKLRSVLTMLGVIIGVFAVSTMLALGQMATQAITGQLNEIGGKTLFVQANYEPGKPYKNFTQADIDALSVLPVNDVSTSGASLRVMYRNKDVSVSVQGTRANFNKLTSEAKIVQGRYFSEYEEKSAAQVVVLSQKTATKLFDSENPVGKVVRAVRDNGSREEYTVIGITQDLGALFGGGDSGFIPISNSWRGGYQTRGEYGYLQFRLHPEADTAQVTRQVESILQRRRGENNFSVTNLDQFVQQFNQITVILQALLAGIGGLSLLVGGIGIMNIMLVSVTERTREIGLRKAIGAKRGTILQQFLIEAVTLTALGGIIGYVLSLGVIVGMASALPNIFPQVIISPVTGVVALAVSVLTGVLFGVWPASRAASLPPIEALRYE
- a CDS encoding ABC transporter ATP-binding protein, whose translation is MNVISLRDITKVYGEGESQVRALDGVSLDIKRGEYVALMGPSGSGKSTLMHILGCLDLPSSGEYLLADQQVSKLSEDQLAGVRNQRIGFVFQAFNLLARTSALTNVELPLAYRGTSRAERTRRAKEALERVGLGARLHHKPSELSGGQKQRVAIARALVQNPDVLLADEPTGNLDSKSTTDILALFDELHQEGRTIVLVTHEDEVGARAQRIIRLRDGRLEAHA